Within the Candidatus Atribacteria bacterium ADurb.Bin276 genome, the region GCGCTTGGCTTCATATCGTAGGAATTTTTCAACTATATCCTGATCGAGTCGGGAAAAAGATACCATACCCTTTTTTTCCAAAAAAACAACGAATTGCTCCAAATCCTGCTCATAGGATTGAATCGTGTTATCAGAAAGTCTTTTTTCCCAATACAAAAACTGGAGATACGCTTCAAGAATGTTCCTGAGATCGTTGGATAGCATGTCTTCTCAATATCTCTCGTAGAATAAGAGCAATTATAATTATTAATATACAAGCAAATTGAGCTGCAGTCATGATTCCCCAAACCGAAAAGGGCTCTTCACGAAAATACTCAATGAAAAAACGAGCGATCCCGTACATCCACAGATAATCAAAAAAGAGCTCTCCACGAAAAACCTTTTTTTTCTCCAGTTTCAGTAAAAAAAAGAGGATCAGAAGAGAATACCCCACCGCATAGATTTGAGTTGGATATCTCCACCCCTCTAAAGCAGGGAAATGAACCCCAAGAGGAAAATGAGTATAGGAACAAACTCGACCGTAACAACAACCGTTGAGAAAACAACCAATTCGAGCAATGGAATAGCCCAGAGCTATAGCCGGAGTGCAAATATCAAATAAAGCCGGTAAAGAATATTTTTTATAAATAATATAAGGAATTGCTAAAAAAATTGCTCCAAAAATACCACCATAGAAAGTCAGACCACCTTCACGGATTAAAAAGATATGAATGAGGTTATCACGGTAAATATCCCAGTTGAGGAGAACAAAAACTAAGCGAGACCCAATGATGGCCCCAAAAATACAGAGCACACTGACTTCAACCACTGCATCGGGAGCAACTCCATAACCAGGAGCTCGCCTTGAGGCATAATAAATACCCACCAAAAAAGCCACGCCTAAAAAAAAGCCATAGGCATAAACAGGAAATTGACCAATTCTAAATATAACACTGTGCATTACATCGCCACCTTATTCTGGGTACTGACCACTTCTATCCATAGCGCCCCGGGGTTAATTTTCAAGTCCCTTCCATCAGCATAATAAAAGTTGGTTTTTTCTCCTATAGAATTCTTTTCCCAGCGTATTGCAGCTGCTTTCCCATCTAATAAAATCCATCCAGTACCTTTCCCAACAAAAGTTATTTCTATTCGACCTTCTTCATCTTTCACTTTCTGCTCGGTAATTTGAATGATTAGATTGGGAGTTTTGATTTGTTGACCGTTCAAAGAATCGACATGGGGGTTTCCATTGATATATCTTCGATAGATTCTTTGGGCAGGATCCCAGGTATATTTTACTCGATAATCACCAGCATACAAGATTTCCACCTGAGAAGCATCTTCAGTTCCTAAGGCTTCTTGGGGTGTTCGTATTTGGAATCCCCCTCCTCCTTTCACCGGTTTATTATAACCTAACCGCTGGGCTTGATTTCTGAGGTTAGCAATCGAGGTGTAGAGATTGTGAGGGGCTTTTCGATCTTTACTTCTCCAAAAAGCTTGAAAGAATTTAAATTCATCGATAGTATCAATGTTCATTTCCTTCATATAGACATACGCTTCAACACTGCCGCCTGCATGTGCAAATATGGCATTATGTTCAGCAGCTTTCATCACAAAATAGGGACGAGCGCTTCTAACCGGACCAACATTATCCGCTACACCTTCGTTATATATTGCCAAGAACCGAGTGATTCCACCTTCAGCCATAATTTCATAGACGATATCTGCCTTACTGAGCCCGGCTTGAGGTCGTGCCGCGGGGGCATTTTCAATTATGACTGAAATCGGCCGTTTAGAAAAGGGAGATTTTTTTTCAACCTGACCAGTTGGTATAGCCAGCTCACCGGTAGCCAATGTTTCACCAACCGTACTTTCTATCCTTTCTGCTCCTTCCTCAGCCAAACGGGCTAAACGGGTTGATTGGCCAGATCTTTCAAACTGGGCTTTCAGGGTGTTTTCGGCTTCAACTCCCTGCCATTTTAAATCTTCTGGAACATCGATATTTTCTCCTGGATTCACTAATTTTGCTCCCGAAGGTGATCCCGATTCAGAAATCATTTCCGAGTCGGGAAGGTCAATTGGTGGTTTTGGGATGGTAACCTGTTCTTTTTTTTGCTGAACTTCAGTCGCTATCTCGCTTTGTATCTGAGGCTCATTATTAACATCTTGATTTTGAATATCCTTTAAAGGATTCAGTTCGGCAATATTGGCTTCTTCAACTGGAGCAACTGTTACTGGCTTACGTGTGGATGGTATTTCTAAAACCTGAATCACCATAGGTTCATCTTGAAGAGGAGGTTCGTATTTTATCGATAACCAATAGATAGATATTGCAGCCAAAATAACCAGATTAATAATAACTGATAAGGTTAGGGAAAAAGTCCAAACCTTTTTTTCATTAATTAAAAAATTATTCATAATTATTCTTCTTTGGTCGGTTGAGTGGCGATGGCTATTTTCTCAGCTCCGGCCTTTTTAAGAATATCCATGACCGAAACAACTTTTCCGTGCAAAACCTGCTTATCTGCCTCTACAATGACTGTCGCCTCTGGTTCATTACGCAATGCCACCACAACCGCCGAGGGAAGCTCATTGGCATCAACGAGAGCACCATTGACATAGAGCATGTTGTTTTCGGTTATGGTTACAGTGATAGTCTTGACTTCCTCAATTTTGGAAAAATCTGCCGAGGGAAGATTCACCTTGGCCCCACTTTCAATGCTGATGAACGTGGTGGTTACAATAAAAAATATTATTAATTGGAGCACCACATCGATCATCGGAGTGAGGTTAATTTCAGGCTGGCGCCTCGGTTTCTTTTGTCGAAATCGGAACATTCTCCTCAACTCCTTCTGGGCTCTTGGTTTCCTCGAAGATTACTCCTTCATTTCCATTATTAATTCTAAGCTCTTCAATAATATCTAAAACCTCTGAACTGGCTTTTTCAATATCGTTCATAATGCTTTCGGCAATCTGGGAAAGATAGTAGTGACCAATAACCGTAGGAATAGCGACTGATAATCCAGCAGCAGTTGTTATCAATGCTTCAGAGATTCCTCCTGCCATTTCGGTTGGTTTTCCCACTCCAATCGAGGCAATAACATTAAAAGTTCGAATCATTCCAGTAACCGTTCCAAGCAACCCTAATAACGGGGCAACACTCGCAATAGTCGATAGCACTCCCAAGCGCTTTTCAAAATAAGGAAACTCCTGCATGGCTACAGCTTCCATTGCTTCTTTTGCTTCCCGAGGAACACCATTCAGATATTTTTTTATACCTGCCATGATAATCCGCGATGCTGGACCAGGATTTTTCTGGCTAATGTCAACAATGTTCCGCAAGTCTCTTTGATTAATAGCTTTTCTCAACGCCCTTAAATATCTCTTTACTCTTTCTTTTGAATGCCGTAAAACATACCACCTCTCGATAAAAACTGCTAAGAAAATAACCGATGAGGCCACGATCGGATACATGATTAATCCGCCCTTGCCAATTACAGTAAATATCTGCATCAATGAAACCTCCTGCATTGTGGAGAAAGAATCAGCATAAGTGTATCCTCTGTTTAATCCTCAGTCAATAGACTGATTCGTTTCTGTGAATTTTCAACCCATTCGTCTTTTAAGCCGCTTTCAACAATCTGATGATAAAACTTCAAGGCGGTCTCCGGTTGTTCTAAGTATTCAAGACAAACACCCATTAAATATCCACCCCGAGTATAGTATTTCCCATTCACATTTCCTAATAATTTTTCAAAATAGAAAGCCGCTCGATCATATCCTTCTAATTTTAAATAGACACTTCCAATACGATACCAAGTATACTCCAATTTTTCTCCTTTGAGTTTATTTTCTAAAGTAAATAATTTGGGAAGGACATCTTGATAATTCTTTTGTACAATCATAAGATCGACTGCTAATGACTCCAATTCATCGAAATATTGCCCTTGAGGGTATTTATCCTGATAAAGAGATATCCGTTCCAATGCTTCAGGAGCATTTCCTAAATAATAAGCCGACCAAGCGGTCATATATAATATTTCTTCGTTTTGAACCGAATCGGGATGGTTCTCTAAATATTCTGTGGCTTCCTTTAAAAAGTCCTGATATTTTTTCTGATCGTATAAAGTTTCCAAAACAATAATGCCAGCTCGTTCAGAATAGGCATTGTCGCCTTTTAATTTTTTATAAATATCAAGAGCTTGATCCTTTTTCCCCAATTTTTCTAACGAAGTCGCCAGTCGCCAGAGAAGGTCAAGATTATCCTGGGTGGTCAACCTTTGGTACCATTGAGCTGCTTCTGACCAATTCTCTTCCTTATAGGCAATATCACCTAAATAAAAGTAAGCCTCTTCCAGATAGTCTTTGTTTCCGGCAGCAACTGCTTCTTTTAAGTATTGGATAGCCTCATCATAATTTCCATTAAAATATAAAGCTTTCCCATATAAAAAATGAACTATAGCGCTATTCTCAGAATTTACTCCTTCGGTGATGAGTTCTTTTAGTTGTAATATCGCCGAAGGATAATCACCCGATTGAAGAGTATCCATAATATCGCTTATTTTTTCAATTTCCGGATCAGAAAGGATCTCATCGGGATTCAAATCCGCTTTTTCCAACAACTCTCTCGCTTCTGATTCTTTTCCTAATTTTACCTGGGACCAAGCTAAAAGGTATAAATATTCCAGGTCGAGCGTCCCGGACTGCTTTTCTAATTGACCAACACCCTCAACCACTTTCTGCCAATTCCCTTTTTTATAAGCCAGCTTTATAGTGAGGCGTAGGAAATCCAGTTGAAACTTAGCATCTAACGAACCAGCTATCTCGTTAACCAATTTTTCAGCCAATTCAACCTGGTTGGTCTCTAAATAGCATGAGGCCAGTTTTAATCTGGCTTCCTGGACATATTGACCTTGGGGAGTAGTTTGCAGGTATTCTAAAAATGATGACAGAGCTTGCTGCCATTTTTTTTCTCGATAGAAAGTATCAGCTACCAAAAAGGCATTTTCCTGACCTTCGACTTGAGAAAAATAACTCCGAGCTTTTTCTTCTTGTCCCAAGTTTCGATAGGAATAACCCAACGCTTCTAAGGTTTCTTTCCGATATTGACTTTGAGGATAACTTTTATGGAATGATTCTAAGGCTTGAACAGCTTCTTTCCACTGCTTTTCTTGATAAAAGCTAAATGCATAATAAAATTGCACTCTTTCTCGAAAGCGTCCCGATGGAAAACGTAACTGAAATTGTTGCACACTGACCCGGGCGTCGCGATATTGGCCCATTTTTACCATCGCTTCAATCCGTAATGACTCTGCTTCTTCAATAAAATCGGCATAAGGATATTTCTTTACCAGCTCATTGAGGAATTCAAGTGCTTTGTCCCATTCTCCCAACTGAACGTATGAAACACTCGCTCCCCACAATACCGAGGATTGGTCTTCTTCGGTATTATTTTCGGGGACAGAACTGGCTTGGGCATAATGATAAGCAGCTTGTTTCCATTGATTCATGCTTCCGTATATTTCACCCAATAGAAGATGAGCTTCCGACAAACGGTCATCCACAGCTACCGCTTTTTGTAAGTAACCAATGGCCTTTTCTTTTTCATTCCAAGAAAAAAGTTCATACCCGACTAAATAATATTGCCAGGCCTTATCAGCCGGTTGTTCGATGAGATTCAGACTTTTTTCTCTTTCTTTTAAGTATTTATCCTTTTGTCCTAACAAATAATAGGAACGGGCTAAATATTCATGAGCATCGGGAAAACGAGGGCTTTCCTGAACGGCTCTTTCAAAATAGGGAATTGCTTCAGCATATTTTGCTTCTTGATAGAGATCAAAACCCTGACGGAATTGGCTCAGAGCATTTCTCCCATATTGTTTTTCTTGAATAGTTCTTTCTAAGAAGCGTTTTGCCTGACTGTCAAAGGGATCTATTTCAATAACCTTCCTCCAGGTCACTTCGGCGTCGGCCAATTTACCCAGATCGTAAAGGGTTCTCCCCAACCAATATTGGGCTTCTTTCATGTCCGGATTTAATTGGGCGGCGTTGCGAAAGTATCCTTCAGCTGTTTTGAGATCGCCATTGGCATAATAAGTATAACCGGTTCGGTAGGATTCATAAGCATCCTTCCCATAGACTGCCGCTTTCCCAGCTTCACCAGCAAAATATTGGGCTTCCTTGAGAGATGGATCCAAGAAATAGGCTTTATTCCAATATTCCTGTGCTTGGGCTGACTTTCCTTGGTCATAAGCAATTTTGCCTAAAAGAAAATAGGCTTCTGCGATATCCGGGTTTATCTGTAAAGCCTGATTAATGCTCTGCTCAGCCATATCATATTTCTTTTGAGATAGGTAAGAATTCGCTAATCTTAAATAGGCCCGAGACGCTCTTTGTATAGAGTTTTTTCCCTTTCCCGAACCTTCAAGGAGCTTGACATACTCCATCCAAGTTTCGACTTCTTTTGCCAACCATCCAGTTTTTTGGTACATATAGGCGAGATAATAGTAGCTCTCTAAATATTCTGGGACAGCATCAATGGTTTCTTGAGCTTCGGCAAAAGCCTCTTTCCAGAGTGGTTTATCGGGAAATTGAGCGCTTCCATAGGTCCGAAGCGCTTCATCCATTTTCTCAACAGCACGATAGAGAGGAAAGATCAATTGGGTTTCATAACGAAACGGTTCAACGGATAAAGCAAAATCAATATTAAGTGATTTTAGAACCTCGGGAACAATCAGCTGTCGAAACTCATCGGGATTGTTGATATCAAAAACATTACTTTTTAAATCAATCATGACTTCTTGGTTCAAATCAAAAAGGCGCACACTCACAACTAAACGCTCTTTATCCCCCAGTTGACGAATCCGATAGGACCCACTCAGTAAATAATCTCCTCCGATTCTTTTTCCCAAAACTTGAGCCATCGACTGAACGAGAACTACATCTCGAGGAATTTTTGATTCACGTAAGATCTCATCAATCATGATGTTATCAATGACTTCAACCTGTTCCATATCATCAAGAGCATCTTTGATGAGGTCTCGAAGATAATAACCTAAATATCCATCGACTTCATCCCTCATCGAAAGTGGAAGAATAGCGATAGTAGGCGCCTCTTGGGCGTATACAGAAAAAAATCCCAGGGAAAAAACCAGGCACATTCCCAACAACCAGGAAAAGAATCGGAACTTCATATGATTCACCTCATTATCAACCGAATCGACCGGTGAGATATTCTTCGGTTTCTTTCTTTTGGGGGTTGGTAAAAATTTGATCAGTCAACCCATATTCAATCAATCGTCCCAATAAGAGAAAAGCGGTATAATCCGAGGTACGAGCAGCTTCCTGCATATTATGAGTAACGATCACAATGGTATATTTCTCCTTGAGATCTTTGATGAGCTCTTCAATTCGAGCTGTAGCGATTGGATCCAAGGCTGAAGCTGGTTCGTCCATGAGAAGTATTTCTGGCTCAACCGCAATAGCTCGAGCAATACAAAGCCGTTGCTGTTGACCTCCTGAAAGATCAAATGCCAATGAATTTAAACGATCTTTCACTTCATCCCATAGCGCAGCTGCCAGTAAACTTTTTTCAACCTGTTCAGCAATTGCCTGGCGATCCTTCCAACCTTGAACTCGAAGTCCATAAGCAATATTTTCAAAAATACTTTTTGGAAAAGGATTTGGTCTTTGAAAAACCATTCCTATTCTCTGTCGGAGCTCAACTGGATCAACCTCTTCTCCATATATATTCTGATTCTCAAAAATGATTTCACCACGAATTAAAAAATTTTCAATAAAGTCGTTCATGCGATTAACACTGCGTAATAAAGTTGACTTACCACACCCCGATGGACCAATTATTGCTGTAACCCGATTATCTGGTATTTCAAGGCTAATATCGTATAATATTTGCTTCTCTCCAAAATTGGCATTAAAATTTAATACTTTTAATTTGCTTTCATCCTTATCCATACTTTCACCACTTTCGAGCTGATCTTGATCGCCGCCTGAGATATATGGCTAAAAAGTTAACTAAGAGAACCATAATTAGAAGGACCAAAGCAGTACCATAGGCAATTGGTACTTGTTTTTCGGGGCGAGTACCTTCGGTCATTAAACCGTATATATGATAGGGAAGCGCTAAAACCCGGTCAAAAATAGAGCGAGGAAGCCCTCGGGCATAAAAAGCTGCGGCTGTGAATAAAATGGGGGCGGTTTCACCAGCGACCCTACCAACCGACAGAATTAATCCGGTTAATATACCAGGAAGCGCAGCTGGAAGTACAACCCGTCGAATTGTCACCCATTTGGTTGCACCAAGTGCCAGAGAAGCTTCTCGAAAGGAAAGTGGTACAGTTTTTAACGCTTCTTCTACCGAAGTAATGACTATCGGTAGAGCCATAATCCCCAAGGTAAGCGATCCAGAGAGAAGAGAGACTCCAAATCCAAATAATTTAACAAATATTCCCAAACCAAATAAGCCAAAAACCACCGAAGGAACACCAGCTAAACAATGAATTGCTAATCGGAGCAGCGTAACCGTTGGCGATGGTTTGGCATATTCTTCTAAATACACCGCTGAAAAAACTCCAAGAGGAAGAGAAACAACAATACTGCCGATTATGAGATAAAGCGTCCCAACGATTGCTGGAAGAATTCCTCCTTCGGTCATCCCTCGGGAAGGTAAAGCGGTGAGAAATTCCCAATTGATTACTTTATACCCTCGAACAACTAAAAAATAAATGATAAAACCCAGGGCAAAACAAATAGTGGCTATGGAGAGAAAAAAGATAAAAAACCAGATTTTTTGTGATAAATACTTCGTTTTTAAG harbors:
- the yerB gene encoding putative lipoprotein YerB precursor, whose product is MNNFLINEKKVWTFSLTLSVIINLVILAAISIYWLSIKYEPPLQDEPMVIQVLEIPSTRKPVTVAPVEEANIAELNPLKDIQNQDVNNEPQIQSEIATEVQQKKEQVTIPKPPIDLPDSEMISESGSPSGAKLVNPGENIDVPEDLKWQGVEAENTLKAQFERSGQSTRLARLAEEGAERIESTVGETLATGELAIPTGQVEKKSPFSKRPISVIIENAPAARPQAGLSKADIVYEIMAEGGITRFLAIYNEGVADNVGPVRSARPYFVMKAAEHNAIFAHAGGSVEAYVYMKEMNIDTIDEFKFFQAFWRSKDRKAPHNLYTSIANLRNQAQRLGYNKPVKGGGGFQIRTPQEALGTEDASQVEILYAGDYRVKYTWDPAQRIYRRYINGNPHVDSLNGQQIKTPNLIIQITEQKVKDEEGRIEITFVGKGTGWILLDGKAAAIRWEKNSIGEKTNFYYADGRDLKINPGALWIEVVSTQNKVAM
- the pstB gene encoding Phosphate import ATP-binding protein PstB; translated protein: MDKDESKLKVLNFNANFGEKQILYDISLEIPDNRVTAIIGPSGCGKSTLLRSVNRMNDFIENFLIRGEIIFENQNIYGEEVDPVELRQRIGMVFQRPNPFPKSIFENIAYGLRVQGWKDRQAIAEQVEKSLLAAALWDEVKDRLNSLAFDLSGGQQQRLCIARAIAVEPEILLMDEPASALDPIATARIEELIKDLKEKYTIVIVTHNMQEAARTSDYTAFLLLGRLIEYGLTDQIFTNPQKKETEEYLTGRFG
- a CDS encoding tetratricopeptide repeat protein — translated: MKFRFFSWLLGMCLVFSLGFFSVYAQEAPTIAILPLSMRDEVDGYLGYYLRDLIKDALDDMEQVEVIDNIMIDEILRESKIPRDVVLVQSMAQVLGKRIGGDYLLSGSYRIRQLGDKERLVVSVRLFDLNQEVMIDLKSNVFDINNPDEFRQLIVPEVLKSLNIDFALSVEPFRYETQLIFPLYRAVEKMDEALRTYGSAQFPDKPLWKEAFAEAQETIDAVPEYLESYYYLAYMYQKTGWLAKEVETWMEYVKLLEGSGKGKNSIQRASRAYLRLANSYLSQKKYDMAEQSINQALQINPDIAEAYFLLGKIAYDQGKSAQAQEYWNKAYFLDPSLKEAQYFAGEAGKAAVYGKDAYESYRTGYTYYANGDLKTAEGYFRNAAQLNPDMKEAQYWLGRTLYDLGKLADAEVTWRKVIEIDPFDSQAKRFLERTIQEKQYGRNALSQFRQGFDLYQEAKYAEAIPYFERAVQESPRFPDAHEYLARSYYLLGQKDKYLKEREKSLNLIEQPADKAWQYYLVGYELFSWNEKEKAIGYLQKAVAVDDRLSEAHLLLGEIYGSMNQWKQAAYHYAQASSVPENNTEEDQSSVLWGASVSYVQLGEWDKALEFLNELVKKYPYADFIEEAESLRIEAMVKMGQYRDARVSVQQFQLRFPSGRFRERVQFYYAFSFYQEKQWKEAVQALESFHKSYPQSQYRKETLEALGYSYRNLGQEEKARSYFSQVEGQENAFLVADTFYREKKWQQALSSFLEYLQTTPQGQYVQEARLKLASCYLETNQVELAEKLVNEIAGSLDAKFQLDFLRLTIKLAYKKGNWQKVVEGVGQLEKQSGTLDLEYLYLLAWSQVKLGKESEARELLEKADLNPDEILSDPEIEKISDIMDTLQSGDYPSAILQLKELITEGVNSENSAIVHFLYGKALYFNGNYDEAIQYLKEAVAAGNKDYLEEAYFYLGDIAYKEENWSEAAQWYQRLTTQDNLDLLWRLATSLEKLGKKDQALDIYKKLKGDNAYSERAGIIVLETLYDQKKYQDFLKEATEYLENHPDSVQNEEILYMTAWSAYYLGNAPEALERISLYQDKYPQGQYFDELESLAVDLMIVQKNYQDVLPKLFTLENKLKGEKLEYTWYRIGSVYLKLEGYDRAAFYFEKLLGNVNGKYYTRGGYLMGVCLEYLEQPETALKFYHQIVESGLKDEWVENSQKRISLLTED
- the pstA gene encoding Phosphate transport system permease protein PstA, with protein sequence MDIRLKTKYLSQKIWFFIFFLSIATICFALGFIIYFLVVRGYKVINWEFLTALPSRGMTEGGILPAIVGTLYLIIGSIVVSLPLGVFSAVYLEEYAKPSPTVTLLRLAIHCLAGVPSVVFGLFGLGIFVKLFGFGVSLLSGSLTLGIMALPIVITSVEEALKTVPLSFREASLALGATKWVTIRRVVLPAALPGILTGLILSVGRVAGETAPILFTAAAFYARGLPRSIFDRVLALPYHIYGLMTEGTRPEKQVPIAYGTALVLLIMVLLVNFLAIYLRRRSRSARKW
- the lgt_2 gene encoding Prolipoprotein diacylglyceryl transferase, which codes for MHSVIFRIGQFPVYAYGFFLGVAFLVGIYYASRRAPGYGVAPDAVVEVSVLCIFGAIIGSRLVFVLLNWDIYRDNLIHIFLIREGGLTFYGGIFGAIFLAIPYIIYKKYSLPALFDICTPAIALGYSIARIGCFLNGCCYGRVCSYTHFPLGVHFPALEGWRYPTQIYAVGYSLLILFFLLKLEKKKVFRGELFFDYLWMYGIARFFIEYFREEPFSVWGIMTAAQFACILIIIIALILREILRRHAIQRSQEHS
- the exbB gene encoding Biopolymer transport protein ExbB: MQIFTVIGKGGLIMYPIVASSVIFLAVFIERWYVLRHSKERVKRYLRALRKAINQRDLRNIVDISQKNPGPASRIIMAGIKKYLNGVPREAKEAMEAVAMQEFPYFEKRLGVLSTIASVAPLLGLLGTVTGMIRTFNVIASIGVGKPTEMAGGISEALITTAAGLSVAIPTVIGHYYLSQIAESIMNDIEKASSEVLDIIEELRINNGNEGVIFEETKSPEGVEENVPISTKETEAPA
- the exbD gene encoding Biopolymer transport protein ExbD, with translation MFRFRQKKPRRQPEINLTPMIDVVLQLIIFFIVTTTFISIESGAKVNLPSADFSKIEEVKTITVTITENNMLYVNGALVDANELPSAVVVALRNEPEATVIVEADKQVLHGKVVSVMDILKKAGAEKIAIATQPTKEE